Proteins from one Mycobacterium sp. EPa45 genomic window:
- a CDS encoding non-ribosomal peptide synthetase has translation MTDTLADPFDPQRLELLRHRLTQNGLLAKLNAPADPAVMSDGQRRMWFVQSIDDTGALLNVCVSYRLTGQLDSTRLEAAVNAVAARHPILRTTYQTDADGEPRPTVHDELAPGWAEHDLRDLGAQARSLRLEVLAQRAFTTPFDLSAHAPLRITLVRIGSDEHVLLLTAHHIAWDDASWRVFFADLSRAYQSGALPPAPAAEPPVSGSGDADVAYWRALLVEPPEPLELPGPAGSAVPSQWRAERRSTRLDPRVVDAVTSLAHERGATPYMVLLAAFSALVHRYTHADDFLVAAPVLNRTSSDVIGYYGNTVALRVRPNRWGTFAELVDAARDIAVGAFAHQRVNLDRVVRELNPDRRYGVERMARVGFGMRHSDGDGFNPPGVSCRRAEFRGQFAQLPLGFMVEFSSGDAEVEVEYLPEVLDRGLAEQMLDSFVVLLGDALAQPDRMLADLALLDDADTAWLFRTSRGEDFDCPAMTLGDLITEQVVRQPEATAVVYEGRPYSYREINEAANRHAHWLAAQGVGAEDRVAVLLEKSPELVITALGIAKAGAVYLPVDPEYPADRIAYILTDADPKMVVREPIDVSDLPAHDPARELVRPFGPDNTAYLIYTSGSTGLPKGVAVPHRPVADYFRWFAREYQIGTGDRLLQVASTSFDVSIGEIFGILAQGARLVIPRSDGLRDIGYLTDLLQREAITSMHFVPSLLGLFLSLPGVEQWRTLRRVPIGGEALPGELADKFHATFDALLHNFYGPTETVINASRYKVQGRQGTRIVPIGTPKINTQIYLLDDALQPVPPGVVGEIYIGGTQLAHGYHNRPALTAERFVADPFNPGGRLYRSGDLARRSRDGDLEFVGRADEQVKIRGFRIELGEVAAAVTVDPSVGNAVVIAAELPHLGKSLVAYMAPAAGEVVDVERIRIRVAAALPDYMIPAAYVVVDEIPVTANGKLDRAALPAPEIGPAVEYRVPVTETERAVAGLFVGLLGATEVGCDDSFFALGGHSLLATKLVGAIREACGVEVSVRDVFEAGSVGRLAALIDDLGDGPTRLTRPPLVAAAGDPERSPLSAAQLRSWFQYRVDGPSPVNNIPFAARLTGPCDVDALVAAIDDVIGRHEILRTVYREIDGVPHQVVETGQAAQERRLDGPDSGWLTTQLDAERAHRFELETELPIRIAVLRTPEECVLSMVVHHIAADHWSAGVLFTDVLTAYRARREGSAPSWPPLPLQYRDYAAWQVQLLSDTQRMDAQRQFWMRQLDGLPEDTGLRPDLPRPPIAGGAGAALPLYFDSGVRERLTALCRELGITEFMLLQTAVAVVLSKAGGGHDIPLGTPVAGRTDPELDRLVGFFVNILVLRNDLTGNPTLRETLLRAREMALAAYAHQDLPFDRVVDAVNPVRSLSRNPLFQVVVHVREELPEDQLIEAGPEGDTRFSALEPTFDVAHADLSVNFFVGDNGYRGHVIYRTELYHRSTMERFAGWLEQVVEAFAADPDTRLRDVNLLGADELPRVLGQSRGIASPPDRPRTVPGLLEASRSWGHDRVALRSGDDELDYAALHARSDRLAHLLVGHGAGPGSLVGMSMRRGIDLVVALVAIMKAGAGFFPLDPTYPMARKQFMLDDVEPPVVVVTAEAGASLPAAEGVTVISMDDAAIRAELESTDPVAALTLPHPDDPMYLMFTSGSTGKPKGVVGTHRAMSTRLTWQLKHYPVPGNDIRLAQAPMTFLEGCIETLAGLAAGATLIVADDAEHRDAEAIAGLIERHSVVQVTGVASLVSALVDSAPNAVRALRRLVTCGEPVNVSLLQRLVACVGEGSARTVELLNAIGATETSGALIRGPLDLPIPKIGKPMEGSQVYLLDEALQPVPVGVVGELYYAGEQIARGYWKQPVLTASRFIANPYAAEPGSRFYRSGDRGRWTEDGRLEFVGRTDHQVKIRGFRVELAEVEAALKAADGVAVAAARTWDGPSGAALAGYVVPRDPVDDPAAFAAAVRAAVAASLPGYMTPATISVLDVMPATESGKLNRPALPRQEVHTTGAREPARTDAERTVATAMEQLLDVAEIGRDDDFFALGGDSILSVQLAARIRAAGLTVEPRMIFSHPTVASLAAAIGDGSSGQRENRTDTRHEAMSVSGLTAGDLAALKSSWSKVRPS, from the coding sequence ATGACTGACACCCTTGCCGATCCGTTCGATCCGCAGCGACTGGAGTTGTTGCGCCACAGGCTGACCCAGAACGGCTTGCTGGCGAAGCTGAATGCTCCGGCAGACCCGGCCGTCATGTCCGACGGTCAGCGCCGGATGTGGTTCGTCCAATCCATCGACGACACCGGCGCGCTGCTGAACGTCTGCGTGTCGTATCGGTTGACCGGTCAGCTCGACTCGACCCGGCTGGAGGCGGCCGTCAACGCCGTCGCCGCACGGCACCCGATCCTGCGCACCACCTACCAGACCGACGCCGACGGCGAACCGCGCCCGACGGTCCACGACGAGCTCGCCCCGGGCTGGGCCGAACACGACCTTCGCGACCTCGGCGCGCAAGCCCGCAGCCTGCGTCTGGAAGTTCTGGCACAGCGCGCCTTCACCACCCCCTTCGACCTGAGTGCGCACGCACCGCTGCGGATCACTCTGGTCCGCATCGGTTCCGATGAACATGTGCTCTTGCTCACGGCACACCACATCGCCTGGGACGACGCATCGTGGCGGGTGTTCTTCGCCGACCTCAGCCGGGCCTACCAGAGCGGCGCCTTGCCGCCTGCGCCGGCTGCCGAACCCCCGGTCTCGGGCAGTGGCGACGCGGATGTGGCGTACTGGCGCGCGCTGCTCGTTGAACCGCCCGAACCCCTGGAGCTCCCAGGCCCGGCGGGATCCGCGGTGCCGTCGCAGTGGCGAGCCGAACGGCGCAGCACCCGACTGGACCCGCGTGTGGTCGACGCCGTCACCTCGTTGGCACACGAGCGCGGCGCAACGCCGTACATGGTGCTGCTCGCGGCGTTCTCGGCGTTGGTACACCGTTACACCCACGCCGACGATTTCCTCGTCGCCGCACCGGTTCTCAACCGCACCTCCAGCGACGTCATCGGCTACTACGGCAACACGGTCGCACTGCGGGTGAGGCCGAACCGCTGGGGCACGTTCGCCGAGCTGGTCGACGCCGCACGCGACATCGCCGTGGGTGCCTTCGCCCATCAACGCGTGAATCTCGATCGGGTGGTCCGGGAGCTGAACCCGGACCGGCGCTACGGTGTCGAACGGATGGCGCGGGTCGGCTTCGGCATGCGCCACTCGGACGGGGACGGCTTCAACCCGCCCGGTGTCAGCTGCCGGCGGGCCGAATTTCGCGGCCAGTTCGCCCAATTGCCCTTGGGTTTCATGGTCGAGTTCAGCAGCGGCGACGCGGAGGTGGAGGTGGAGTACCTCCCCGAGGTGCTCGACCGTGGGCTGGCCGAGCAGATGCTGGACAGCTTCGTCGTCCTGCTCGGTGATGCCCTGGCCCAGCCCGACCGCATGCTGGCCGATCTGGCACTGCTCGACGACGCGGACACCGCATGGTTGTTCCGGACCTCCCGCGGCGAGGACTTCGATTGTCCGGCAATGACACTCGGTGATCTGATCACCGAGCAGGTGGTGCGGCAACCGGAGGCGACGGCCGTCGTCTATGAGGGCCGCCCCTACAGCTACCGGGAGATCAACGAGGCGGCCAACCGGCACGCACACTGGCTCGCCGCGCAGGGCGTCGGCGCCGAGGACCGGGTCGCGGTACTGCTGGAGAAGTCACCCGAGCTGGTGATCACCGCGCTGGGCATCGCCAAAGCCGGCGCGGTGTACCTGCCCGTCGACCCTGAGTATCCCGCGGACCGCATCGCCTATATCCTGACCGACGCCGACCCCAAGATGGTGGTCCGCGAGCCGATCGACGTATCTGATCTTCCGGCCCACGATCCCGCCCGGGAGCTGGTGCGGCCGTTCGGTCCCGACAACACCGCCTATCTGATCTACACCTCGGGGTCGACCGGCCTGCCCAAGGGGGTAGCGGTACCGCACCGGCCGGTGGCCGACTACTTTCGGTGGTTCGCCCGGGAGTATCAGATCGGAACCGGCGACCGCCTGCTGCAGGTGGCCTCAACGAGTTTCGACGTCTCGATCGGCGAGATCTTCGGAATACTGGCCCAGGGCGCTCGCCTGGTGATCCCGCGCAGTGACGGCTTGCGCGATATCGGCTACCTCACCGATTTACTTCAGCGCGAAGCGATCACGTCGATGCACTTCGTCCCGTCGCTGCTGGGTTTGTTTCTGTCATTGCCCGGTGTCGAGCAATGGCGCACCCTGCGCCGAGTGCCGATCGGTGGCGAGGCGCTGCCCGGCGAGCTGGCCGACAAGTTCCATGCCACCTTCGACGCGCTGCTGCACAACTTCTACGGACCGACCGAGACGGTCATCAACGCCTCCCGCTACAAGGTTCAGGGCCGGCAGGGCACCCGCATCGTGCCGATCGGCACACCCAAGATCAACACACAGATCTATCTCCTCGACGATGCGCTGCAGCCGGTTCCGCCCGGCGTGGTCGGCGAAATCTACATCGGTGGAACACAATTGGCCCACGGCTATCACAACCGTCCGGCGCTGACGGCCGAACGGTTCGTCGCCGACCCGTTCAACCCCGGCGGGCGTCTCTACCGTTCTGGAGACCTGGCGCGGCGCAGTCGCGACGGTGACCTCGAGTTCGTCGGACGCGCCGACGAACAGGTCAAGATCCGGGGCTTCCGCATCGAGCTCGGAGAGGTGGCCGCGGCCGTCACCGTCGACCCCAGCGTCGGCAACGCGGTCGTGATCGCCGCCGAGCTGCCGCACCTCGGCAAGAGCCTGGTCGCCTACATGGCACCGGCGGCAGGTGAAGTGGTGGACGTCGAACGGATCCGGATTCGCGTCGCCGCCGCGCTGCCCGACTACATGATCCCCGCCGCCTACGTCGTCGTCGACGAAATCCCGGTCACCGCCAACGGCAAGCTGGATCGGGCGGCGTTGCCGGCCCCCGAGATCGGGCCGGCGGTCGAATACCGGGTGCCGGTAACCGAAACCGAGCGCGCGGTAGCCGGGCTGTTCGTGGGGCTGCTCGGCGCCACCGAAGTGGGGTGCGACGATTCGTTCTTCGCACTCGGCGGGCACTCGCTCCTGGCTACGAAGCTGGTGGGCGCAATTCGCGAGGCCTGCGGCGTCGAGGTCAGCGTCCGCGATGTCTTCGAAGCCGGGAGCGTCGGCCGGCTCGCCGCGTTGATCGACGACCTCGGCGACGGCCCGACACGTCTCACCCGGCCGCCATTGGTCGCCGCCGCCGGCGACCCGGAGCGTTCCCCGCTGTCGGCCGCCCAGTTACGCAGCTGGTTCCAGTACCGTGTCGACGGTCCAAGCCCGGTGAACAACATCCCGTTCGCGGCCCGGTTGACCGGTCCGTGCGATGTCGACGCACTGGTCGCTGCGATCGACGATGTGATCGGCCGCCACGAGATCCTGCGGACCGTCTACCGCGAGATCGACGGTGTGCCCCATCAGGTGGTCGAGACCGGTCAAGCCGCGCAGGAGCGGCGTCTCGACGGGCCCGACAGCGGTTGGCTGACAACGCAACTCGACGCCGAGCGCGCGCACCGGTTCGAGCTCGAAACGGAGCTGCCAATTCGCATCGCCGTGCTGCGCACACCTGAAGAATGTGTGCTGTCGATGGTCGTGCACCACATCGCCGCCGACCACTGGTCGGCGGGTGTGCTGTTCACCGACGTGCTCACCGCCTACCGCGCGCGGAGAGAGGGCAGTGCGCCGTCCTGGCCGCCGTTGCCCCTCCAATATCGCGATTACGCGGCCTGGCAGGTCCAGTTGTTGTCCGACACCCAGCGGATGGACGCGCAGCGGCAGTTCTGGATGCGCCAGCTCGACGGCCTTCCGGAGGACACCGGCCTGCGGCCGGATCTGCCGCGCCCGCCGATCGCCGGCGGTGCCGGCGCGGCCCTACCGCTGTACTTCGACAGCGGGGTGCGGGAACGGCTCACCGCACTCTGCCGTGAGCTCGGCATCACCGAGTTCATGTTGCTGCAGACCGCCGTGGCGGTCGTGCTGAGTAAGGCTGGCGGCGGCCACGACATCCCGTTGGGCACCCCGGTGGCAGGGCGCACAGACCCCGAATTGGACCGGCTGGTCGGCTTTTTCGTCAACATCCTGGTACTGCGCAACGACCTGACGGGCAACCCCACCCTGCGCGAGACGCTGCTGCGGGCCCGGGAGATGGCCCTGGCGGCGTATGCCCACCAGGATCTTCCGTTCGACCGGGTGGTCGACGCGGTCAACCCGGTGCGGTCGTTATCCCGCAACCCGCTGTTCCAGGTCGTCGTCCACGTCCGCGAGGAACTCCCCGAAGACCAGTTGATCGAAGCCGGACCTGAGGGCGACACCCGGTTCAGCGCACTGGAGCCGACGTTCGATGTGGCGCACGCCGACTTGAGCGTGAACTTCTTCGTCGGCGACAACGGCTATCGCGGCCATGTCATCTACCGAACCGAGCTCTATCACCGGTCGACGATGGAGCGCTTCGCGGGCTGGCTCGAGCAGGTCGTCGAGGCGTTCGCCGCCGATCCCGACACCAGACTGCGCGATGTGAACCTGCTCGGTGCCGACGAGCTACCCCGGGTGCTCGGCCAGAGCCGGGGCATCGCGTCACCGCCCGACCGGCCGCGCACGGTGCCGGGTCTGCTCGAAGCGAGCCGGTCCTGGGGACATGACCGGGTAGCACTGCGAAGCGGAGACGACGAGCTCGATTACGCTGCTTTGCACGCTCGTTCGGATCGGCTCGCGCATCTGCTGGTAGGTCATGGGGCCGGACCCGGTTCTCTGGTCGGGATGTCGATGCGCCGTGGAATCGATCTGGTGGTCGCGCTGGTGGCGATCATGAAGGCCGGGGCTGGTTTCTTCCCGCTCGATCCGACCTATCCCATGGCGCGCAAGCAGTTCATGCTCGATGACGTCGAGCCCCCCGTCGTGGTCGTCACCGCTGAGGCCGGCGCCTCGCTGCCGGCCGCTGAGGGCGTCACGGTGATCTCCATGGATGACGCGGCGATCCGCGCCGAGCTGGAATCCACGGATCCCGTTGCCGCGCTGACCCTGCCGCACCCCGATGACCCGATGTACCTGATGTTCACCTCCGGATCCACCGGAAAGCCGAAGGGCGTCGTGGGCACCCACCGGGCGATGAGCACCAGACTGACCTGGCAGCTCAAGCATTACCCGGTGCCGGGCAATGACATCCGGCTCGCGCAGGCGCCGATGACCTTCCTGGAGGGGTGCATCGAAACCCTGGCCGGCCTGGCCGCCGGTGCCACGCTCATCGTTGCCGACGACGCCGAGCACCGCGACGCCGAGGCGATAGCGGGGCTGATCGAGCGGCACTCCGTGGTTCAGGTCACGGGTGTGGCCAGCCTGGTGTCGGCGCTCGTCGACAGCGCACCGAACGCGGTGCGCGCGCTGCGCCGGCTGGTGACCTGCGGTGAGCCGGTGAACGTCTCGCTGTTGCAGCGGTTGGTCGCCTGCGTGGGTGAGGGTTCGGCGCGAACCGTCGAGCTGCTCAATGCCATCGGTGCCACCGAGACCTCCGGCGCGTTGATCCGGGGTCCCCTGGATCTGCCCATCCCCAAGATCGGCAAACCGATGGAGGGTTCGCAGGTGTACCTGCTCGATGAGGCGCTGCAACCGGTCCCGGTCGGTGTCGTCGGCGAGCTGTATTACGCCGGTGAACAGATCGCGCGCGGGTATTGGAAGCAACCGGTGCTGACCGCGTCCCGGTTCATAGCGAATCCCTATGCTGCCGAGCCCGGTTCGCGCTTCTATCGCAGCGGCGATCGGGGCCGGTGGACCGAGGACGGGCGGCTCGAGTTCGTCGGCCGCACCGACCACCAGGTGAAGATCCGCGGATTCCGGGTCGAACTCGCCGAGGTCGAAGCGGCCCTGAAAGCCGCGGACGGAGTTGCCGTCGCGGCCGCGCGGACCTGGGACGGCCCCAGCGGCGCCGCGTTGGCCGGTTATGTCGTTCCGCGCGACCCGGTGGACGACCCGGCGGCATTCGCCGCCGCGGTGCGTGCGGCAGTGGCCGCGTCGCTGCCCGGCTACATGACACCGGCGACGATCTCGGTGCTCGACGTGATGCCCGCTACCGAGTCCGGAAAGCTGAACCGGCCCGCCCTGCCCCGGCAGGAGGTGCACACCACCGGTGCAAGGGAGCCGGCCCGCACCGACGCCGAGCGGACCGTCGCAACAGCGATGGAGCAGTTGCTCGACGTCGCCGAGATCGGCAGAGACGACGACTTCTTCGCACTCGGTGGGGACAGCATCCTGTCGGTCCAGCTCGCTGCGCGGATACGTGCGGCGGGTTTGACGGTCGAACCCCGGATGATCTTCTCGCATCCCACCGTGGCATCGCTGGCTGCCGCGATCGGCGACGGGTCCTCGGGTCAGCGTGAGAACCGCACCGACACCCGGCACGAGGCCATGAGCGTGTCGGGACTGACAGCGGGAGATCTGGCCGCCCTGAAGTCGTCGTGGTCGAAGGTCCGCCCGTCGTGA
- a CDS encoding non-ribosomal peptide synthetase, giving the protein MITDRIAEILGVDHSDIDPDGDLIAQGLDSIRMMTLAGRWRRAGFDIDFARLAAAPSVRAWAGLLATATPADPLSDHPPVEGEPFPMAPMQHAMWVGRHVDQQLGGVAAHLYVEFDGPALDPERIRGAATQLVGRHPMLRVQFFPDGTQRIGAAPTSFPVEVVDLRACPDVEERLAAIRSAKSRQQLDGQVFELALTLLPGQRSRLHVDLDMQAADAMSYRALMADLAALYRGDALPDIGYTYQQYRQHLSPQDRFAADRRWWAGRVPELPDAPALPVAPVTEQTDPQRPGRRWHWLDSRTRDQLFERARRRGVTPAMTLAASFADTVASWSADPRFLLNVPLFGREPLHPDVEKVVGDFTSSLLLDVDLAAAHTPTQRAKALQDTMHEAAAHASYPGLSVLRDLSRHHGTQVLAPVVFTSALGLGELFSADVTTQFGTPEWIISQGPQVLLDAQVTEFAGGVLLNWDVRESAFRPGVIDAMFAHHIDEVQRLARADDAWDSPRGPLLPPAQRAARDAATTTVARSGKMLHDGFFDMAARQSDAPAVFSSMGELSYGDLHRQVLSVAAALRAAGLPDGGTVAVLGPKTAEQVPAVLGIHAAGGVYLPIGVDQPTERAQRILAGGTVDIALCCDPELPDVPVRCMTVGDAITRGSAAEFAPVTGDPDRLAYVLFTSGSTGEPKGVEVSHDAAMNTVEFIAEHFGLGPQDRCLALSTLECDISVLDVFATLATGGAIVVVDEEHRRDPDHWVRLIERHRVTVLHFLPGWLAMLLDVAGPLPTVRVVPTGGDWVTPVIARTLRDRAPNVRFAGLGGATETAIHNTMCEVTDVPEHWTAIPFGKPLPNNRCRVVGAGGADCPDWVVGELWIGGRGLARGYRGRPDLTAERFVEHDGLRWYRTGDLARFWPDGTCEFVGRADHRVKISGYRVELGEVEAALNRVPGVLGAVALTVPGRTGSQSRLAAAVHLTADVSAGSLRSALTKELPTHMVPQHFEAVDRIPYTVGGKVDRSALTRRLVAAVAAGTEHRPPSGPVQSALAAIITDVLGATRVGVDDDFFALGGDSVQATTVVARIRQRLDVAAVSVADIFAGRTVEALAHRLSELEPADRLEAIAELYLEVALMDTAEVTLALTRRSHD; this is encoded by the coding sequence ATGATCACCGACCGGATCGCCGAGATCCTCGGCGTCGACCACTCCGATATCGACCCCGACGGCGACTTGATCGCGCAGGGGCTGGATTCGATCCGCATGATGACGCTGGCTGGACGGTGGCGTCGTGCGGGTTTCGACATCGACTTCGCCAGGCTCGCGGCGGCACCGTCGGTCCGGGCCTGGGCCGGCTTGCTGGCGACGGCCACCCCCGCTGATCCGCTGTCGGACCACCCCCCGGTGGAGGGCGAGCCCTTCCCGATGGCGCCGATGCAGCACGCGATGTGGGTGGGCAGGCACGTCGATCAGCAACTCGGCGGCGTGGCCGCCCATCTCTATGTGGAGTTTGACGGTCCCGCGCTGGACCCCGAGCGGATTCGTGGCGCCGCCACCCAGCTGGTGGGGCGCCATCCGATGCTGCGGGTGCAGTTCTTCCCCGACGGGACGCAGCGCATCGGCGCGGCACCGACGTCGTTCCCGGTCGAGGTCGTGGATCTGCGTGCCTGTCCCGACGTCGAGGAGCGGTTGGCCGCAATTCGCTCCGCGAAATCGCGGCAACAGCTCGACGGGCAGGTCTTCGAGCTCGCCTTGACTCTGCTTCCGGGGCAACGCAGTCGATTGCATGTGGACCTCGACATGCAAGCCGCGGACGCGATGAGCTACCGAGCGTTGATGGCCGATCTCGCCGCCCTGTACCGCGGGGACGCACTTCCCGACATCGGATACACCTATCAGCAGTACCGCCAACACCTTTCGCCTCAGGACCGCTTCGCCGCCGACCGGCGTTGGTGGGCGGGGCGGGTGCCTGAGTTGCCCGACGCACCGGCGTTGCCGGTGGCACCCGTCACCGAACAGACCGACCCGCAGCGCCCCGGGCGTCGCTGGCATTGGCTCGATTCCCGCACCCGCGACCAGCTCTTCGAACGGGCCCGCCGCCGCGGCGTGACGCCCGCGATGACCCTGGCGGCTTCCTTCGCCGATACGGTCGCCAGCTGGTCGGCCGATCCACGCTTCCTCCTCAACGTCCCGCTGTTCGGGCGAGAACCGCTGCACCCCGACGTCGAGAAAGTGGTGGGCGACTTCACCTCATCGTTGCTGCTCGATGTCGACCTCGCCGCGGCTCACACCCCGACGCAGCGAGCCAAGGCGCTCCAGGACACCATGCACGAGGCGGCGGCGCACGCCTCGTACCCCGGTCTGTCGGTGCTGCGGGACCTCAGCAGGCACCACGGCACACAGGTGCTGGCCCCGGTCGTCTTCACCAGTGCCCTCGGCCTCGGTGAGCTGTTCTCTGCGGACGTGACAACACAATTCGGAACACCGGAGTGGATCATCTCGCAGGGGCCGCAGGTGCTGCTCGACGCCCAGGTCACCGAGTTCGCCGGCGGCGTGCTGCTCAACTGGGATGTCCGGGAGAGTGCCTTCCGTCCCGGCGTCATCGACGCGATGTTCGCCCACCACATCGACGAGGTGCAACGCCTGGCTCGTGCTGACGACGCATGGGACAGTCCCCGGGGACCGCTCTTGCCACCGGCGCAGCGCGCGGCCCGGGACGCGGCGACGACCACCGTTGCCCGCAGCGGAAAGATGTTGCACGACGGGTTCTTTGATATGGCCGCGCGTCAGTCCGATGCACCTGCGGTCTTCAGCAGCATGGGCGAGCTGAGCTACGGCGACCTGCACCGGCAGGTGCTGTCGGTGGCCGCCGCCTTACGGGCCGCCGGACTTCCCGACGGGGGAACTGTCGCGGTGTTGGGACCCAAGACGGCCGAACAGGTGCCGGCGGTTCTGGGCATTCACGCGGCCGGCGGGGTCTACTTGCCGATCGGCGTCGACCAGCCGACCGAGCGCGCGCAGCGGATTCTCGCCGGCGGAACGGTCGACATCGCGCTGTGCTGTGATCCCGAGCTGCCCGATGTGCCTGTTCGGTGCATGACCGTCGGCGACGCGATCACTCGGGGCAGCGCAGCCGAATTCGCTCCTGTCACCGGTGATCCGGACCGGTTGGCATATGTACTGTTCACCTCCGGCTCCACTGGTGAGCCCAAGGGTGTCGAGGTCAGCCACGACGCCGCGATGAACACCGTCGAGTTCATCGCTGAGCATTTCGGGCTCGGGCCCCAGGACCGGTGCCTGGCGCTGTCGACGCTCGAGTGCGACATCTCGGTGCTGGACGTCTTCGCCACCCTGGCCACCGGCGGGGCGATCGTCGTGGTCGACGAGGAACACCGCCGCGACCCCGACCACTGGGTGCGGCTCATCGAACGCCATCGGGTCACGGTGCTGCACTTCCTGCCGGGCTGGTTGGCGATGCTGCTCGACGTCGCCGGTCCGCTGCCGACGGTGCGGGTGGTCCCGACCGGAGGTGACTGGGTCACCCCGGTGATTGCACGCACGCTGCGCGACCGTGCCCCGAACGTGCGGTTCGCCGGGCTGGGCGGCGCCACCGAGACCGCAATTCACAACACCATGTGCGAAGTGACCGACGTTCCGGAGCACTGGACCGCGATTCCGTTCGGAAAGCCGTTGCCGAACAACCGGTGCCGCGTCGTCGGCGCGGGCGGTGCGGACTGTCCGGATTGGGTGGTCGGCGAGCTGTGGATCGGGGGTCGCGGTCTGGCCCGCGGATATCGAGGCAGGCCCGACCTGACCGCCGAGCGGTTCGTCGAACACGATGGACTGCGCTGGTATCGCACCGGGGATCTGGCCCGCTTCTGGCCGGACGGGACATGCGAGTTCGTCGGTCGCGCCGATCACCGGGTCAAGATCAGTGGCTACCGCGTCGAACTCGGCGAGGTGGAAGCGGCACTGAACCGGGTACCCGGCGTGCTCGGCGCCGTCGCGCTGACGGTACCCGGGCGCACCGGATCCCAGAGCCGGCTGGCGGCCGCTGTTCACCTGACAGCCGATGTCAGCGCGGGCTCGCTTCGGTCAGCACTGACCAAAGAGCTTCCTACGCACATGGTTCCGCAGCACTTCGAGGCCGTCGATCGGATCCCGTACACCGTGGGCGGCAAGGTCGACCGCAGCGCGCTCACCCGGCGGCTGGTGGCGGCCGTCGCCGCCGGAACCGAGCATCGGCCCCCGTCCGGCCCGGTGCAGTCAGCCCTCGCCGCGATCATCACCGACGTCCTCGGCGCGACCCGGGTCGGTGTCGACGACGACTTCTTCGCCCTCGGTGGCGATTCCGTCCAGGCCACCACCGTCGTGGCACGGATCCGGCAACGCCTGGACGTCGCGGCCGTCAGTGTCGCCGACATCTTTGCCGGCCGCACCGTCGAAGCCCTGGCCCACCGGCTCAGCGAGCTGGAGCCGGCCGACCGGCTCGAGGCCATCGCCGAGCTGTACCTCGAAGTGGCCCTCATGGACACCGCCGAGGTCACCTTGGCGCTCACCCGGAGGTCTCATGACTGA